DNA sequence from the Planctomycetia bacterium genome:
TTCGACATTCAATAGTTCCGCATCGTCGCGGGGCGTGTGGTATTCGTCGTGCAAGCCGGTGTGCAACATTACCGACGGAAGTCCGGCGACGTAAAACGTGTAGTGGTCGCTGTCTTCGGACATCTCCCAGGTGAAATCGAGGCGCAGGCCAACCTGGTTCTGCCGACTGATAAAGCGGCGCAAGCCTTGGCCGGTGCGCGTGCCGTAGACTTCCAAGCGATCCTTCCGCAAGCGTCCGACCATGTCCATGTTGAACGCGAGCTTGACGCGGCTACGGGCGACGGTCGGCGCTTCGATCCAATGCTGCGAACCGAGCAGTCCTTTTTCCTCGCCGTCCCACAACGCGAACAACAATGTCCGGCGCGGATGCGGATTGAGCTGCACGATGGCTTCGATGCACTCCAACAAAGCCGAGGTGCCGCTGGCGTTGTCGTCGGCGCCGTTGTGAATGAATCCCGTCGGGCCGTTGCTGTTCTCGCGCGTGCCGTAGCCGACGTGATCGTAGTGAGCACCGACCAAGATGACTTCGTCCTGCAATTCGGCGTCGCTACCGGGCCAAAGCCCGAGGATGTTGCGGTAGTCGTTGCCGAATTCCTGATAGTACGGCTTAGTCGGGCCAGCCGGTTGGAGGCCGTGACGCTGGAATTCCTTGACCAGATAGCCGCCCGCGGCTCTTCCGCCGCGGCTGCCGGCCTCGCGCCCTTCGAAGGTATCGTCCGACAGCCGATCCGTATGGACTTTGAGGTCAGCGCCGCGGATCGACGCCCGGGCGGCCGCCACCGCCGCGAGGTCGGCCCCCGCGGCCTGCTGTCCAGCTTCCCCGACGCACCAGCCAAGTAGGATTGCCGATATCCACCATAACTTATGCGTCATCGCACGCTTCTCGCGCTGAGATCGATCTTGCCCAAGGCTCCGATCGATTCAATATATCGACGCGAATGCATTCTCGCAGTACGAGAATGGCGCGAAGCTTTGCGTAGCGCTCATTTGACTGTGGGAGGCGTCTCCGACGCCGATGGAGACGGCGCGGCAGCCCTCGACGCGTTGATTCAAATTCACGCTCGCGCCATCGGCGTCGGAGACGCCTCCCACAGGGTTGCTGCGGCGCTCGGTCGGTTAGAGACGAATTGTGTCGATCAAGCGCCGGCGGCCGCGCGTCGTTGGCAATGCACTGAACACCGTGGCGCCGCTTGATTCCAAATCGGCAAACGCCTGATCCCGGGCGGCGACGACTGGATTCGACGAGGTTCCTCCTGCGGCGCGAAGCTGCTGGCCCACGGCTTCGAGTTCGTAGAGCACCGTCGCGGTCGTGCCGGGCGTGGTCGACATGGTCAAGGTTCCGGCGCCATTCGCCGCACCGGAGGCGACGGTCGTGCCATTGCGGGAAAGCTCGTAAGTACCCGCCGCGGCAAGTTCATCGAAGACCAGCGTGAGCGTCACGCTCGCGGACGACGCCATGACTTTGAATGACGATGCGGCATTCACCGGTTCGACGGTCGCCGTACCGCCGGAAACCGCGACATGCAGAGGGACGCGTTCCACAAGCGCCTCAGCTTCCAGGCCGGTGAGCGCGGACGTCACCACGAAGGTCGACCCGGTTGAAGTGACCGTGTTGATGTCGCCCGACGCCGCTTCGCCGTCTTCGTCAAACAGCGAGTAGATTGCTCCGAGCGCGTCGCTGAACGTGACGATGCTGTATTGATCGAGATCGAGAAGTACCGCGTCCTGACCGCTGACCGCGAGCGGTGTGGAAGCGGTGGAAAGTCCCCGTACCTTGAGCTTGGTGTCCAGCGAAACGGCATTGTCGCGGAACACATTGTTTCTCGCCCACTCGAACAATACGGTATTCCCTTCACCATTGTTGAGGATCGTGTTGCCGGCGAACGTGTTGGCGTCGGATTCGCGAGCGCGGACCGCGTAGCCGCCGTTGTTGGCGATGGTATTGCCGGTGAAGACGTTTAATTTGGGTCGACCGTCATCGCCCGGGCTGGGCGGATCGGATCCCTGAAAGAAGCGGATGCCTTGATCCAGGTTGTCGCTGAAGACGTTGTTTTCGATGAGATTCTCGGCCGCGCCGACCGTAAAGCGGATGCCGTGCAGATTGAACCGTGCGGTGTTGTTGCGAATGACGTTGTAACGGCTGTCGAAGATGGCGATCCCGGTATCGGCGTTGCCGAGCGTGATGTTGTCCTCGATCAAGGCGTAGTCGGTACTGCGATGCAGCATGATGCCGTTGCCGCCGTTGTTGTTGCTGATATTGCCGGCGATCGTAATGTGATCGCAGCGCTTCGAGCCGATGATGCCGTGCGTGCCGTTGTCGTGCACGTAGTTGTTGGTGATGGTGAGATAGTCGGAGTCGTCGTGCGGATCGAATCCGTAGGCGACGTTGTAGGCCAACTCGTTGCCGTCCCACAGGCCCCCTTGGTGGCCGTAGGTGAAGACGCCGAAGTAATTATGGTGGATGTAGTTGTTCAGAATGTCGCCGTAGACGTTGACGACGTCGTACAGTTCGTAGTTCGGTCCGGCCTCGCCGATCACTTTCCAGGACAGTCCATAGGCTTCGCTGTTGTGCGAGCCGAGGTAGCCGATCTCGCTGTCGACGATGTCCATTCGGGATTCAAGCGGCGTGACGCCATCCGCCGCCAAGCTCGAACGGACGCGAATGTAAGCGCGGCCGAAAAAGTCGTACTCGGTGTCCGGCCCGTTCACCGCGTTATTCCACGAGGTGACGTAAGTCGAGCGGATATCGACCGTGCCATAGTCGCCACGAATCTCGACAATCGCGTTCGTCGCGAGCGTGTTTTCGCTGCGCAGGCGCAGTTGATTGACGTCCCCGCCGATGGCGGTCCCGTGTAGCAGCAGCGCGCCGCCGTTGATGATGCGAATATTCGCGTCCAGCTTCCAAATTGCCGCGCCGGCGTCGACCAGCGCCAGCGGCGCGCTGGGCACCAGGTATTTGATGTCGGACAGCGTCGCCGTGTCGCCGTCGATGTAAATGATGTTCGACGTCGCCGAATAGCTGACAAAGGCCGCCAGCACCACAATGTTGGACTGTTTGCCGGTCGCGCCAGTTGTCGTGTCCGTGACGACGATCGCCCGGTTCTGCGCCGTGTTGCGCAGCACTGCCGTGAACTCCTTCGCGCCCGCATCCACCGGAGTGAACGTGTACGGCGCCGGCAGGATGGCATTAGTGTCGCCGCTGGTAAAGGCAATTGTGCCCACGTAGTTCAGCACGACATTGCCATAGACATCGAGCGCGGAAACGCTCAGCGGATGCGCGTCGCCGGCAATCGTCGGCGAAGTGAAGCCCTCGACTTTAAAGGCCGCCAGGTCTGCGTGGACCACGGTTCCGGCCCTGACCGTCGTGAAAACGCCTGAGGCGATGTCCGTGAAGGTCAGTGTTTGCGGACCCGCCGTTTTCAACGTGACGCTGATTTGTTTGCTACCGGCGTCCGCCGACGTCATGGTGACGCTGCCTGGCACTCCGCCAAAAGGATCGGACGTGGTGACTGAAACCGTTCCAACGTAGCTCTGAAACACGCCGCCACCGACATCGAGCGCGCCGATGGTAACCGTCTGCGTCGCGCCCGCGGTGCTGATTGGCGCCGTTCCGGTGGCGCTGAACCCCGTCAATCCATGTGCGACGACAGTGATACCGGTCAGGCTCTTGTTGAAGCCTCCTGCCGTGTCAGTCGCTTTCACCCAGACGCCAGTGTCGCCGGTCACGAGCGTC
Encoded proteins:
- a CDS encoding M20/M25/M40 family metallo-hydrolase, yielding MTHKLWWISAILLGWCVGEAGQQAAGADLAAVAAARASIRGADLKVHTDRLSDDTFEGREAGSRGGRAAGGYLVKEFQRHGLQPAGPTKPYYQEFGNDYRNILGLWPGSDAELQDEVILVGAHYDHVGYGTRENSNGPTGFIHNGADDNASGTSALLECIEAIVQLNPHPRRTLLFALWDGEEKGLLGSQHWIEAPTVARSRVKLAFNMDMVGRLRKDRLEVYGTRTGQGLRRFISRQNQVGLRLDFTWEMSEDSDHYTFYVAGLPSVMLHTGLHDEYHTPRDDAELLNVEGMQRVSALMFDLIVATADADTLPEFRRRSRSETTEGRAEREQPLAPLRSRLGIAWEKVDDARLRIARVVPGAPGETAGLQVGDVLESINGVPVTAATDFGGLVLAAESPLNLVVRRGDEPEPRTLSIALRGNPVRLGLAWRGDEAEPDSVILTRVVPGSPADKAGLKLRDRVYSIAEQPFDGPEQCGELLRNATLPLSLEIEREGRIEQIILGQAPTNEGAE
- a CDS encoding right-handed parallel beta-helix repeat-containing protein, translating into MRSRRTSRVPACLNSSVRLHGEPLERRCLLAGAPFVESTTPALNGNPSIVAGITSIKVVFSETVTGGAVSSNYDLRAAGADSLFNTSDDVLYPTTPTYSGRTATVKFDRIPVGAYRLTAYDTIVDLQGEMLDGDGNGTAGGVYVRTFSIIPGAASKLALDGIPSVADAGQQYGLTVTALDAYNNVATGYAGTVQITSKDAAAILPPNFSFTTANAGVATLPVTLVTGDTGVWVKATDTAGGFNKSLTGITVVAHGLTGFSATGTAPISTAGATQTVTIGALDVGGGVFQSYVGTVSVTTSDPFGGVPGSVTMTSADAGSKQISVTLKTAGPQTLTFTDIASGVFTTVRAGTVVHADLAAFKVEGFTSPTIAGDAHPLSVSALDVYGNVVLNYVGTIAFTSGDTNAILPAPYTFTPVDAGAKEFTAVLRNTAQNRAIVVTDTTTGATGKQSNIVVLAAFVSYSATSNIIYIDGDTATLSDIKYLVPSAPLALVDAGAAIWKLDANIRIINGGALLLHGTAIGGDVNQLRLRSENTLATNAIVEIRGDYGTVDIRSTYVTSWNNAVNGPDTEYDFFGRAYIRVRSSLAADGVTPLESRMDIVDSEIGYLGSHNSEAYGLSWKVIGEAGPNYELYDVVNVYGDILNNYIHHNYFGVFTYGHQGGLWDGNELAYNVAYGFDPHDDSDYLTITNNYVHDNGTHGIIGSKRCDHITIAGNISNNNGGNGIMLHRSTDYALIEDNITLGNADTGIAIFDSRYNVIRNNTARFNLHGIRFTVGAAENLIENNVFSDNLDQGIRFFQGSDPPSPGDDGRPKLNVFTGNTIANNGGYAVRARESDANTFAGNTILNNGEGNTVLFEWARNNVFRDNAVSLDTKLKVRGLSTASTPLAVSGQDAVLLDLDQYSIVTFSDALGAIYSLFDEDGEAASGDINTVTSTGSTFVVTSALTGLEAEALVERVPLHVAVSGGTATVEPVNAASSFKVMASSASVTLTLVFDELAAAGTYELSRNGTTVASGAANGAGTLTMSTTPGTTATVLYELEAVGQQLRAAGGTSSNPVVAARDQAFADLESSGATVFSALPTTRGRRRLIDTIRL